From Epinephelus lanceolatus isolate andai-2023 chromosome 5, ASM4190304v1, whole genome shotgun sequence, the proteins below share one genomic window:
- the tmem86a gene encoding lysoplasmalogenase TMEM86A, with the protein MVSPVTVVKSEGPKLVPFFKATCVYFVLWLPTSSPSWFSALIKCLPIFCLWVFLLAHGFSFLGAHSSARKILAGLIFSALGDAFLIWQEQGYFVHGLLMFAITHILYSSAFGMKPINMSAGLVITAVSSLSYMLLYPYLSGPFTYLVAVYIALIGFMGWRAIAGLQLANDLWTWTKLSACLGAVLFMVSDLTIAVNKFCFPVPHSRAIIMATYYAAQMLIALSAVECQDAEVARKRL; encoded by the exons GTCAAGAGTGAAGGCCCCAAGCTGGTGCCATTCTTCAAGGCAACCTGTGTATACTTTGTCCTGTGGCTGCCCACCTCAAGCCCATCCTGGTTCAGCGCACTGATCAAATGTCTGCCCATCTTCTGCCTCTGGGTGTTCTTACTGGCACATGGGTTCAGCTTCCTCGGTGCTCACTCCAGTGCCCGCAAGATCTTGGCTGGCCTCATCTTTTCTGCTCTGGGTGACGCCTTTCTCATCTGGCAGGAGCAGGGCTACTTCGTCCACG GCCTTCTGATGTTTGCCATCACCCACATCCTCTACTCATCTGCCTTTGGGATGAAGCCCATTAACATGTCCGCCGGCCTGGTGATCACTGCCGTGTCCTCTCTGAGCTACATGCTGTTGTACCCCTACCTGTCCGGCCCCTTCACCTACCTGGTGGCCGTCTACATCGCTTTGATCGGCTTCATGGGCTGGAGGGCCATCGCGGGCCTGCAGCTGGCCAACGACCTCTGGACGTGGACCAAGCTGTCCGCCTGCCTGGGCGCCGTGCTCTTCATGGTCTCTGACCTCACCATTGCCGTCAACAAGTTCTGCTTCCCCGTGCCCCATTCGCGCGCCATCATCATGGCCACCTACTACGCCGCCCAGATGCTGATAGCGCTGTCGGCCGTCGAGTGCCAGGACGCCGAGGTGGCCAGGAAGAGATTGTGA